AACAAAGTTGATGCGATTCCGGTGCTTGGCGAACTGCCCGTTGTTGGTGCGTTCTTCCGCAAAACAACCACAAGTATGGTCGAGCGCGAGCTTGTGATCATTGCCACCGCAACGCTCGTTAAACCCGTTGATTCAATCGAAGAAATTGCAAGCCCACTGAGTGATTTTCGTTCTCCAACTCGCTTGGAGCGACTGCTGTTTGGCAAGCTTGAAGGTGAAGACGAATCGCCACGTCTGCTAGGTCAATATGGCCATCGCTACTAAGGGAAGAAGAGAATGAAGAAAACACTGTATGCATTCATGTTGGCCAGCATCCTGACAGGATGTGCGACGACACAAGATAAGTACCAAGAGCAAGTGACGAGTAACATCACCAAAGCGGAGATTGCAGAAGCGATTGATGCGGTCACTTCCCCCCTTTTTGCTCAGTTAGAGGAAGGCACATTAGAAATTACTTTTGTGGGTCCCGAGCTTGAGCTCGACAAACTGGCGATGTGGGAACGTGAACTTGCCGATCTCTATCTGATGAACGTGGATATTCGCTGGAGTTTAGAAGCGCGTCCAGATTTCGATATGATCACCCAAGTTCACCTTCATGCAGATACGTGCAAGTTTGATGGTGTGTTTACTTCTGAAGCACAGTGCAGACGAGCACAAAATCGATATGTATCCATGGTTAATAAAGCACATTTCAACAATGGTCTCGCGCTTAAATTACGCAGTAGTGAGCTAGAAGTCGGTGCAGTGCAACGACTGCTTCAAGGGCGTACACGCATCGCCGAAGATCCTACCGCTATTGTAGAAAATAATGGAGGCGGTTCTGGTGACTAAGCAACAATCAATCGCGCTGTTTTCACAACAACCACAAGCGCAACTGACCGCGCAGGTCGTGACACAAGATCTTTCGCACTACAGCTTAACAGAGCACAATGGGGGCTTTGCAGACGCGGTTAAGTGGCTGCAACGCAACCCAGCTGCCGATGTGATGATGATTGAAGTTGTAGGCAAAGACCTTGATGCATTAGACAAACTTGCCGCTCTCATTCCGCCACATAGCAAAGTGATTTTGATTGGCCATGCAATCTCAGTTGAGGCATACCGACGTTTGATTCAGCTAGGAGTAGGGGATTACTTGTCATTCCCCGTCGATCCTGTGGCGTTGCGTCGCACACTTGATCACCTTGAAGGACGAGTGACTGAAAGTAGCTTCCACCAAGGCGCGTTAACCCTAGTGACGGGGACAAGTGGCGGAGTCGGTGTGTCGAGTGTCGCGGCGAACCTTGCCTATGGTATCGCTGACCACCACTCTGTCGCACTGGTTGATTTGAACCTAGCCCATAGTCAGCACCCGATTTTATTGGGAGTGGATTACAAGCCGACTTTGGCGCAACTTGCGGTAGAAAGTGAACGTATTGATGCGGTGCTCATTCAACAGTTCGGCCATAAAGTGAATGACAAGCTGCAGGCATTCTATGGTGAAGGACAAGAGGAAACCTCGCTAGGCGCACTGCTGGTCACGATTCAACAACTGCGTCGTCAGTTTTCGCATGTGATTGTCGATCTACCGCCGCATCTTCATATGGCGATGCGTGAGCTGATTGAAACGGCAGATACGGTATTGATGGTACATGACTTCTCACTTCAGGCTGGTCGCCGTTTGCAGAAGTTCATGACCTTAGAAGCCCAAGGGTCTCAGCAGCGTTGGACCGTGGGGAATGTTAGCCGTGCGAGTGGTCACAAACGTTGGACGTCAGCACAGCTTCATAGCGGCGTTGAGCTGCGTGAAGTGAGCACTCTCCCGTTTGACGGTAAAGCCTTTGCGAAAAGTGAACTACAAGCTAAGCCTGTCATCGCCCTTTCTGGTGGTTTGACGAAAGAGATGAAGCGTCTAACGACGCTAATTTCTGGAGGCCGTTAATGTTTGGTAATCAGGTTAAAGCACAAGCTTTACATCGTGGTAAGCCATTGGCAATGTCTGATGCCGCACAAGAGGCATTTGAAAAGCTCATTGACCCATCTGCAGCCATTAAGTTAGAGCGCGCGGCATTGGTCATGCGTATTGAGACCGCTGTGAATCAGCTTTCTGCTGATCAATTGTTGGCTTACAATCGCGCCGAGCTGGAAGTGCTGGTACAGCAGCTTACCGACGACATGACAGGGGTTGGGCCTATCCAGCCCCTTGTTGATGATTCTAGTATCAGTGACATATTGGTGAACGGGCCTGATCAGGTTTACATCGAGCGTCATGGTCAGTTGTCAAAAGTGGATGTGTCTTTTCGTGATGAGCAGCATCTCCTCAACATTGCGCAACGCATTGTGAATGCTGTAGGTCGTCGTCTCGATGAATCAACACCTCTCGTCGATGCGCGCTTAGCGGATGGTAGCCGTGTCAATATCATTGCACCGCCACTTTCTCTCAACGGTGTCTGTATCTCTATTCGTAAATTCCCGGAACGCAAGTTCGACTTAATGGGAATGGCGAAGATTGGCAGCTTGACCGAAGAGATGGCTCAGCTATTGACGATGACAGCGCAGGCTCGCTTAAACGTCCTTGTTTCGGGTGGTACAGGTGCGGGTAAAACTACACTGCTGAATGCCATGAGTGCGCCTATCAGTGAGGCGGAACGCATTATCACCATTGAAGATGCGGCAGAGTTGTCACTCTCTCAGCCGCATTGGATTCAGTTAGAAACCCGAACGGCGAGTTCAGAAGGCACGGGCGCCGTGACCATTCGTGATTTGGTTAAGAATGCCCTGCGTATGCGTCCAGACCGAATCATTTTGGGTGAGGTCCGTGGTGCTGAGGCGTTTGATATGCTGCAAGCGATGAATACAGGCCACGATGGCTCGCTGTGTACCTTGCACGCCAACTCTCCGCATGATGCGCTATTGCGATTGGAAAACATGTTGATGATGGGGGCTGAGAAAATCCCTTCTCATGTCCTTCGTCAACAGATCAGTGCCGCGATTGACATTGTGGTTCAGCTTGAACGCTCGCATGACGGTAAGCGTCGTGTGACTGCGATTTCGGCTGTCGGTGAATGCGTTGATGGTGAAATTGCGCTATCGCCTTTGTTTGAGTATCACTTGTCGACAAGTAGTGAAGGCGAGTACCACAAAGGTGCGCTGCCATCGGTACTGGTTGAAAGGGCGCGGCACTTTGACTTACATGAATCAATGCAAGCGTTGTTTGAGGGGGCCAAGTGAATCACTTGATCATCGCAATCGCGTTATTGTGGCTGGCAATGGGTGCCAGCCTCTATTTTGCCTCTGTTCGAAACCAACAGGCTAAAAAGCAGCTAGCGAGATATCTCGATGTGGATACCGCGGTTGCTGTGCAGCGCAATCGCGCCTCTTGGTTAGCGTTTTACTTTCGCTTAGAGACCTTGTTTGGTGAAGCGACAATGCGCCGCTATCGATTGCTTGCGGTACTGATGGTTGCGGGCGCTGTCTATTTCTTGATTGCGCAGGGCATGGAGCCATTACTGTCATTGGGTCTGGTTGCGCTTGTGTCTGCAGTGTCGGTCTATTTTGCCGTCAAGCATTTGGAACAAGCCGCCGTGAAAGCGTTTAATCAACAAATGCCGGATATCATTGATTCTATGGTGCGTGCAGTGAAAGTGGGTGCGCCGTTGCACGATATCTTCATGGTATTAAGCGAGCAATATCCAGGCGTGGCGTCACGTCTGTTTCGCGCTATGCACGACAGACTGAAGCTCGGCCATAGCGTTGATCATGTGATGAGCTACGCCTATCAGCAGTTGCCGAGTCCTGAATTTCAGTTTTTGACCATATTGCTGAGCTTGCAGCATGAAACAGGCGGTAAGTTGTCACACATGCTGAATCAGCTCGCGAGTACGCTACGAGAGCGCAGCATGATGGAGAGTCGCATTCGCACCATTACTTCTGAGTCTCGGACCTCTGCTCGTGTGCTCTCTTGCTTACCGTTTGTACTGATGGGGGTATTGTATACCTCTGCCCGCGAGCATTTTGATTACCTATTCACCGATGACAAGGGGCAGTGGATCCTCTTCTATGTGGTGATCAGTGTGTTTGTAGGCTTACTGCTTATTCGCCAACTAACCCGTATGAGAGTGTCGTAATGGAAGGATTAACTCACCTACAAGTCGCGGTATTGGCCATCGTTCCGATGTTGCTTTGTGTTGCCCTTCTTCTTCAAGGGCAAGCTGTGAAGCGGCAGCAGCAGGCACAACTGACGCGTTACATGGGGGTCGCACAAACTGAGCGGCGTTCTCAACTGCTGTTTATGCAAAAGCTCGCCACAGAAAAAGAGCGCAAGCGATTGAAGCAACTACTTGCGAATGCGGGCTTTTTGCATGACAACGCGGTGCTGTGGTTAATGAGTTTGAAGTATGGCATCGGTTTGCTCGTTGTGTTGATGCTTGGTGTCAACGAACTCTTTGAGAACGGCACATTAGTCAGCTCATTTGCGGTGACAAAGTACCTTTGTGGCTTTGTGATAGGTGCCAACATTCCGGAGTGGTGGTTGAAGCTGAATGCCGACCGCGCTAGAAAACTGCTGCGCCAAGCCACGCCAGATGCCATTGATCTATTGGTACTGTGTGTTGAGAGTGGCTTATCGCTTAATAAGGCATTTAACCGCGTCGCGCAGCACCTTATGCGTCAAGGCTCGCCATTAGCCGAGCAGTTTCGCATGACGGCGGCAGAGTTAGAAATGCTCAATGATCGTAAACAAGCGTTGGCCAATTTGAGTTGGCGAACTGGGGTAGCGGAGTTGAACACCTTATCGAGTACACTGCAGATGGCCGAACGATACGGTTCGCCGCTTGCCGATACCTTGCGTCAAATCAGTGAAGATGCGCGTCGCCAACGTGCGCTTTCGCTTGAAGAAGAAGCGGGTAAGTTACCGGGAAAAATTACGCTTATCCAGATGACGTTGATTATGTTCCCAATGCTGGTGATGGTAATCGCACCAGTGATGTCTCAGTTACTGGATAGTTTGGCGTAAGAATATGAAATACTTGATGATGGGTTGTCTGCTGTTAACAGGCTGTGCAACCACCCAGCAGAATGACGTAGACACGGAGCAGTTGATGGGCTTGGCGGATACGGCTTTTAAATATGGTCAGCTATCTTCGGTGAAGTCGAAGATTGATCAAGTGCTTGAAGTGGATCCCAACCACCCTGAAGCGAAGTTGATGAAGGCGAAAGTGGCACTTCGTGAAGATAGACCCAATGCAGCGAAAGCACTATTGGCTGAACTTGTGAATGCGCAAGACGAGGTTGCCAGCGAGTCTGCACTGTTATTGGGGCGCTTGGCCTTAGATAACCAAGACGCGGCGTCAGCGGTGCAGTGGTTCGAAAAGGGCTTGCAAGCAACACCAGACAATGCTGCGCTTTTGAATGGCCTTGGGGTCGCGAAGGATAGCTTGTCTGATTTTTCAGGTGCTCAGGAATACTATCGCCAAGCCATTGCCGTGGCACCAGATAACAAAAATTTCCGTTCTAATCTCGCGTTATCGCTGCTGCTTTCTGGCGATATTGACGAAGCGTACAACGAGTTGCAACCGCTCGTGAGCCGACCTGAAGTCCCCGATTACTTGCAACGTACTTTTGCGCTGGTGTTGATCGCGAAAGGACAGGATGACGATGCGCGTAATGTCCTGCTGCAGTTCATGTCAGAGGATGAGGTGGATCATGACATGGCACTATTAGTGAAGCAGTTAGGCGAGGCTGAACGTTAATGTCGATACTCTACAAACGGCAACGACAGCGAGGGGCTGCCGCATTGGAGGCGGCCTTTTTCCTGCCTGTGCTTATCGGTTTAGTGTTAGTTTTCTTTGAAGTCGGTCGCGTCAATATTCACCTCAGTCGTATCGATTTTGCGGTGCAGTCGGCAAAACGAGCGGCACAAGTAGAGCAAGTGGACACAGCTAAAGAGCTCGCCGAGAAATTCATTACCCGTTATGAGTTGTTCGGCGCAGAGTATGTTGGCTTATCTCAGATAAAGACGCGCGTCTTTACCTCCATTCCTGCGTGGATAGAAGAAGATGAAGAAAAGGTAGACCCACTTCAAAAGGGTGTGGTCGAAATTGCTGTGCGTGTGCGTTTGGCGCCATTAGGTATCCCTTTCTTCTCGTTAAATACTGATGCCTATGAATATGAGGTTAATACTGTGCTGATACCGGAGAAACGCAGTGAAGCTCAAGAGTAAACAGCGCGGCAGCGTGACCATTGAAGGCTTCTTTTTCATCCCTGTCGTACTTGTGCTGATTTTTGCACTGGCAGACATTGCATGGATATTAAGAGCAGACAATCGTTTGCAAGATGTGACGAATATTCTGACCCGCGCAATTAGCCAACAAGGCATTCCGGAAGATTCTAACCTCCAAGATCAAGTGCGCGCCTATGAACCTGTTTTTCAACGCATGTTCGCGGATGAGTACCCAGGGCAGTTTGGTGTGACCGTGACTGTTGAAGCGGACGGCAAGTTGGAGCGGGCATCATTCGGTGACTGTATTCCACCCGTGAATGAAGCGCAGTTGCCGACAGGGAATTACTGGCGCGTGAGTTCATGTTTTGTCCCCACAGAGAAAGTGATTGCGGTGCTTGCGGTGCCGTTAATTACGTCGGACAGAATGTTGTACAACCACGTCGTTTACAAGCGGAGGTAAGATGAAAAAGCAACAGGGCAGTGTGACTGTCTTTATGCTGGTATTGATAGTCGCCATGATCGGCTTTGCGGGTTATACATACGACGTGATCAAAGTGCAGAATACGCACATACGTTTGGCTCAGGCTGCCGATGCTGCGTTAACCTCTGCAGGGGCGAGCGAAAATGTTGAGTTTGACGCTGGACTGATTGTCAATGCCAACCTTAATTCAGGGGTAACGGCACAGTTCGCTGATCAGTATTTGATCACAGTCGACAATACGGAAGATAAGCAAACACTCGATGTCTCGTTGACCTATGAGCCTGATTTGATGAATCAATTTATACAAGATCCATTGAATATAAGGGCTCAGGCGACGAACGACCTTACGCGTTCGACGGCAGAAATCGTCTTTATGCTTGATGTCTCTGGCTCAATGGCAGGGGCACCCTTGGATAAGACCAAAAAAGCACTGCTCGGTTTCGCGGATAAACTTTATGCGTCGGGTGGCGAGAATCGTGAGTTCACGATCAGCTTCGTACCGGCCTCTGGAAACACTAACGTAGGCTGGTATCCCGAGTTTTTTGCTGGCAACATTCGTCGTTATGACCATGCTCAGGTCAAGTTGGAAAACAGTTGGCATGATATGTTTGACCTGGCGCAAGGGGAGTTTCCAGCGGTGCCAGGCCGCGCGCGTGGGGCAATGTGCCGCGATTTGGCCTACGAGCCACAGTCTGCTGGCGCGCTCGGGCTGTTCTATTTCCGAAATCTTGAAAAAGCACCGTTAAATGCGCCGCGAAATACGCGTCGCATTATCCGTCCAACAGTGCCGCCGATTCAGAATGTGTTTGATGATGGCACGCCGTTAGACCCGCCCGTGTATCCGTCGACAAACCCAGCGGATGGCTATCGCGAGCACTTTGCGGATAAGGCGATCTTTGATGAGATCGAGTGCCACAAAAATGCAATCAGTCCATTCATGACGACGAAAACTGAGTTTGTGAGACGGACAAATGAGCTTATTGCGGGGATGAACACCAACAATGCCGAAGGCATGGTCTGGGCCGCGCGCCTGCTGTCTCCTTATTGGCGAGGGTTGTGGGATTCGAATCATCCTAAACTGCCCAGAAACTATGGTCAGCCCATGAATGACAAATATCTCATTGTCTTTTCCGATGGTGAACACCTGATACGGCCGGGCTATCGTGATAAGAAAATGCGCCTTATTTGTACTCAGCTAAAACGTGGTGGTCGTGATGTCAACATTATTACTGTGAATTTTGGTGGGCAGGCCAGTGAGCGGTTGATGAAGCGTTGCGCGAGTAAGCCAGAGTTTTACCATCTTGCGGACTTGTTTAATGTTGATCGCGTGTTTGACCAAATTGCGGATCAAGTGATCGACCGTGTACTCGTCTCTAACTAGCGTGTCTATTCGGTAACTGAGATGGACAGGCCATGCCTGTCCATTTTTTTAATTAGAATATCTTCTTAGGCTGCCAGCCTAGCTGGGTTTGCGCTTTCTGACTCGAAAAGCGTTGATTGAGAGAGTAACCTCTTGCCCAGTCACCGTATTTCTCCATCCATGTTTTGATCGGAACACGCTTAATCGGTTTGGTTGATACCTGTGCAGCTAACGCGTCGACGGGGAGACCGACCTCATCCGCACCGATGTACTCTTCGCCACGCTGTCCTTTCTCCATAACGAGTCGATAGAGATCCGCCAAGCTGGTGCGTTCAACCAGTGACCAATGCAACGGGGCGCTATTGGGGATTTCAATGAAGTCATTGTCTTCGGCCGATAGGCTAAGGAGAGGGGGTACTTTGAGTTCATCGGTGACGACATTGACAGGGCTGACTCGCCGTAAGTCGATGTGAGGGACATTATCGAGGTAAGCAGCATTGTCGATCATCCAGGAAAATTCCGGGGTAGATTGCTTTGGGTAGGTCTCATCAATGACCTTATCATGGGCACCAAATGTCCAGCAGCCAGTGGTATAGAGGACGAGTAAGTTGTGACTATGCTGGGTTGTTGCGTTAATTATCGCCTCTGCGAAACGGCGATCGATTGCACCCATGTCTTCACCAAAGCTGCATGCAGTGTGAATCAAGGTTTCAAAATGACAGATTTCATCTATCCAGTATTGGGGCGCTTCGATATCGCCAGGTAGGACATTCGCTCCCATGGCCAGTGCATTGTGTTGACTGGCTTCATTGCGACAAAGCACGGTAACGGTGTAACCATGATCAATAAGGTTTTCAACAATGGCACTGCCGACGCTGCCGGTCCCGCCTGTGATCAAAATACGAGATGTCATAGTAGTTCCTTTTGAATGGATGACTGGATTGAGTCTAAATGCGAAGCGGAAACCCAGCCCAGCATTGCGCGAGCTTCAAAGATGGGGCATCGATGAATATGGCTAAATCATCGATTTCTCTTGGCGGTACTGGCGCGGTGTGACCTGATACTGACTGCGAAAATTTCGGATAAACACATCCGCAGATTGGTATCCACACAAAGCGGCAATTTGGCTGATGCTATAACTAGAACGGCGAAGGTATTGCGCTGCTGCCATACCACGCCAGCGACGCAAGAAAGTGAGTGGTGCGCAGCCGACGATTTGCGTAAAGCGCGCATTAAAGGCTGAGCGCGATAACGCGGCAAGTTTGGCAAAATCTTCAATACGCCATGGTGCTTGATAAGAGTGCACCATGGCTGTCATCACGGGTATCAAGTGTCTGTCTTGCATAGCTTGTATCCAGCCTGTGGGGGCGGCATGGTCTGGCAAGGCGCGAAAAATTTCTAGCACGAGTAGATCAAGCAGGCGACGGATTGCGCTTTGACTACCGGATTGAGGCTGACTGTTCTCTTCGTAAAGCCATTCTAAAATCTGGCCAAGACGTGTCCCAGCATGGGCATCTAAAATGATGATATCAGGCAAGTTGTGCAACAGAATATGAGCATGTTCGGGCTGTTGGTCTGAAAATCGAAAATGCCCACAAATGAGTTTGCTTAGCGGGCCGCAGCCACCAATTGCCATGGCGCGTACTTCCTCGTCAGTCTTTCCATTGAACAGCTTTTCGACCGACAAGCATGGCACATCTGGTGCACTCATTAGGCGATGAGGTATACCGTTGGGGATGAGCAGCAACTGGCTACTCTCAACGCGTAGGGGGGCCTCGCCCGGGAGTTCGACGTAGCACTCGCCTTGGCGAAGGTAGCTAAAGTGACATCCATCAAGCAGTTGATCTTCCAGCCCCCAAGGAGAAAACAAGCGGATTTGATTGAACACTTCGCATTGAGGCGCGAGATGATCGATGAAGTGGCTAAGTGTGTCATGAAAACCTCGCTCATCACTTTTTGCTGGTTGTGATGCGCCTTGCTTTGGGCCGTGACGTTTGTTTTCTTTCATCGCAGAAGCCATACCTGCGCGATCCTTGCATATCAGTTCGTCTATGACGCTATGCTAACTTGGGTTGACAACGCGTCAGGAGGCTGAGACAAAAAATGAATAAGCGCTGACAGAATGTCAACGCATATAGACATTGAAAGGGGCAAGTGTGACCGAATTATCGCGCATCGTATGAGGGTTATGCCGTCCCTTCAAGTAAGGTTTGAGCGTAGGCAAGGCTTTCGTCAATCAGTGCGTCGTTACAGCCAAGGTAGTTGCGAGGATCGCAGAGAGCGGTAATCTCCGCTTCGCTGAACATCGCAGTGACGGCTTCGCTATTAAGCAGCATCTCTTCCAGACTCATATCGCTGGCGAGTCCATCATGGATGATCGTTTTGATCATGGCATAGCTTTCGCCGCGTCCTTTTTGTTCAGCGACTTGCATCATCACTGCTTCAGACATAATCAAGTTACGCGATGCCGCGAAGTTTCGTCGCATGTTGTCTTTGTTGACGATGAGGTTGTCCAGCAAACGTTGTGCTCGCGCTAACGATGTTGAAACGGCAAGGCAAGATTCAGGCACCAGTGACCAGTTGAGCACGCGCATTGACGCTGCACGTACATCTTGCTGATCCATGAGGTTAGGTGCGGAGGATGCGTACATCCAGCCCATACGAGACAGTGTTTGAATCATGTTGCAAGCCCGCGGGTTGGCTTTGTGAGGCATGGTACTAGAGCCTCCTCCGCCTTCTCCTTCACGGACCTCGGCCAGTGGGGCACGTCCCATGAGCTCAATGTCATTCGCAATACGGCACAAGGAGCCGTGAATAATCGCAAAGCACTGAATGGTTTCGGCGATGCCGTCTAAACTTGCGTTCCAAAGGCCGATGGGTTGAGTAAGCCCCAACGCCGACATGAGACGCTCTCTGACCTCTAAACCAACCCGTCCAATAGAGGACAAGTTACCCACTGCACCCCCATACATGCCCATGGTGGCACGCGGTGTCAGTGCATCGAGACGTTGCAGGTTACGTGTCATTTCCGTTAGGTACGAGGCTAACTGCAGTCCCCATGTAGTTGGTAGGGCATCTTGCGAATTCGTCCGAGCGACCATGACGGTGTTTCGATGCGCGTCAGCCATCGTTGAGAGTGAGCGTATGAGATTGATGACCTGACGGCGAATTAAAGACAGAGATGACTTGAGACGCATCGCTTGTGCAGTATCGAGCAGATCTTGCGTGGTACATCCCCAGTGTAGATATTGCTTAACCAAGGGATCTCCCGCTTCACTGATTTGGTCAACCATGGGCTTTATTGCCATGCCCACTTTGGCTGTTTCAGCGGCAAGGCGCGTCCAGTTAATGTTGTCGATTGTCGCTGCTTGTTGTATCGCCTTTGCCGCTTGTGCGGGAATGATGCCGAGATCGGCTTGGATGGCGGCAATTTCAGTTTCAAACTGCAGCCAGCATGAGACAAGATGCTTGTCTGACCAAACGGCTTTCATCTCTGCTTGAGTAAAAAGTGGCGAGTAAAGGGCTGAATCGAAAACGGAGACATTGTCAGGATTCATGGTCGGGACTCCTTAGTGACGAAAGGGTGAGCAGAAATGACAAAAGGGCTGCGTTAGCAGCCCTCAGACTGCTGACAAAGGTCTAGCTTTCGAGCTAGACCTTTGATCTAATAGGGGTATCGAAATATGGACACTCCGTTATGCTTCAAGAGCCTACTCCGCAACAATACGAACTGGAAATGGTGACGATGGAACAGTTAGTTCCTAAAAACCATTTAGTGCGTAAAATCGATAATGCTATCGACTTCGAATTCATTCGAGATGAAGTCGCTCATCTTTACTGTAAAGATAATGGACGCCCACCTGTTGACCCTGTCCGCCTCTTCAAAATCATCTTACTTGGCTACATCTTTGGCATAAAAGTGAGCGTCAGCTCGTCAAAGAGATTGAAGTGAATGTCGCTTACCGTTGGTTCTTGCGGATGTCATTAACAGAGAAAGTCATTCACGCTTCTACTCTCAGCCAGAACCGCATTCGTCGCTTTAATGGCACGGATGTATTCGAACGTATTTTTATCAATATCGTAGAGCAAGCCATGTCGAAAGGCTTGGTCGCGGGTCAAGAGCTCTTTACGGACAGTACTCATCTCAAAGCGAACGCCAACAAGAATAAACACACCAATAAAGTCACGGCGGTTCGTGCCAGTACCTATCTTGATATGCTGGATGAAGACGTCGCTTTAGACCGAGAAAAAGCAGGTAAGAAGCCACTTAAGGCTCGGGAGTCAGAGCCAAAAACAAAGAATACTAAAACCAGCACCACTGACCCAGAGAGTGGCTTCATGACTCGTGATAATAAGCCTCAAGGCTTCTTTTATCTCGACCATCGAACCGTTGATGGTCAACACGGAATTATTCTCGATACCTACACCACCGCGGGTAACATCAATGACTCACAGCCTTACGTTCAACGCTTAGATTACACGCTTGCCACATTCCAATTGAACCCGATAGCTGTTGGACTGGATGCGGGCTACTTTACTGCTCCAGTGGCGGAGTCACTTGAACGTCGAGCTATTCTTGGCGTGTTCGGTTATCGACGTCCATCTAGAACGAAAAATACGTTCAAAAAGAAACACTTTACTTACGATGCGCAAAGAGACAGCTACCAATGTCCGAATGGTCAGGAGTTGCTTTATAAAACGACCTCACGCGATGCGTATCGAGAATACCACTCAGCCCCCAAAGAATGTGCGCTCTGTCCAATGAGGGATGACTGTACTCAAAGCAGAAATATGAAGAAAGTGATTACACGGCATATCTATAGTGACGCAGTAGAGAGGGCAAACCAAATGCGGCTCTCTTCCTACGGCAAGAAGACTTATAGACGTCGAAGTGAAACAGTAGAACGTAGCTTTGCAGACGCTAAGCAACATCACGGTCATCGTTATGCTCGCTTCCGCGGTCTAGCCAATGTGCAAATGCAATGTTGGTTGGCAGCGGCAGCCCAAAACATCAAGAAGATAGCGCTGGTGATGAACTATCTCCGAAAAATAGGCTTAAACATGGCAGAAATGAGGCAAATACTTGCTTCTGTATGCCTATGTAATGAACGGAAACTTCTGCGCACGACATAGCAAAAAATATCGCGATCGCGACCTACGGTCGCTTCCAAAAAAGAACCCCGCTTAAAAAGCGGGGTTCGTCATCAATCTGAGGGCTGCGTTAGCAGCCCTTAATATAGCGAATGTGTGGTCACTGATTACAGGACAATGGCACTCATCAGGATAAGCGTCAGGATACCGCCCATCATTGGAATCACTGTGCGCTGTACGACAGCGATAGGTGAAACGTTCGCCGCACCAGCACATGCGATAACCACACCTGCGACAGGAGAGAATGAACGGAAAATACCCGCTGAAAGCTGCATAGGCAACGCAAGAGCTGCTGTGCTTACGCCAACAGAAGTTGCTACTTCTGGGGCAAGTGGTGAGAAGCTAAAGAAGGCGGCATTACCCGAGCCTGACAGCACTGCCGTTGCACCAATAATGGCAACCATCACAGTCAGCATCGCGATGTAGCCGAGGCCAAGGTTAGAACCAGCGCCTAGTAGCATATCGATGAAGCCCATTGCTTTTAGACCTTCAACAAAGGTATTTGCTGCAATGATCAAGGCGACAACGCCAGAAAACGTGGTGCCCATGCCAGACAGGTAAACCTTCATTGAGTCAGCAACGCCTTTCAGATCTTTAGAGAAGATAAGGTCAGCGATCATCGCGATAGCCAAGCTGAAGAACATCGCAGTGACAACATCAACCTTGATAGAGCTAATGAGGAACTCACTG
This DNA window, taken from Thaumasiovibrio subtropicus, encodes the following:
- a CDS encoding CpaF family protein; its protein translation is MFGNQVKAQALHRGKPLAMSDAAQEAFEKLIDPSAAIKLERAALVMRIETAVNQLSADQLLAYNRAELEVLVQQLTDDMTGVGPIQPLVDDSSISDILVNGPDQVYIERHGQLSKVDVSFRDEQHLLNIAQRIVNAVGRRLDESTPLVDARLADGSRVNIIAPPLSLNGVCISIRKFPERKFDLMGMAKIGSLTEEMAQLLTMTAQARLNVLVSGGTGAGKTTLLNAMSAPISEAERIITIEDAAELSLSQPHWIQLETRTASSEGTGAVTIRDLVKNALRMRPDRIILGEVRGAEAFDMLQAMNTGHDGSLCTLHANSPHDALLRLENMLMMGAEKIPSHVLRQQISAAIDIVVQLERSHDGKRRVTAISAVGECVDGEIALSPLFEYHLSTSSEGEYHKGALPSVLVERARHFDLHESMQALFEGAK
- a CDS encoding type II secretion system F family protein is translated as MNHLIIAIALLWLAMGASLYFASVRNQQAKKQLARYLDVDTAVAVQRNRASWLAFYFRLETLFGEATMRRYRLLAVLMVAGAVYFLIAQGMEPLLSLGLVALVSAVSVYFAVKHLEQAAVKAFNQQMPDIIDSMVRAVKVGAPLHDIFMVLSEQYPGVASRLFRAMHDRLKLGHSVDHVMSYAYQQLPSPEFQFLTILLSLQHETGGKLSHMLNQLASTLRERSMMESRIRTITSESRTSARVLSCLPFVLMGVLYTSAREHFDYLFTDDKGQWILFYVVISVFVGLLLIRQLTRMRVS
- a CDS encoding type II secretion system F family protein, with amino-acid sequence MEGLTHLQVAVLAIVPMLLCVALLLQGQAVKRQQQAQLTRYMGVAQTERRSQLLFMQKLATEKERKRLKQLLANAGFLHDNAVLWLMSLKYGIGLLVVLMLGVNELFENGTLVSSFAVTKYLCGFVIGANIPEWWLKLNADRARKLLRQATPDAIDLLVLCVESGLSLNKAFNRVAQHLMRQGSPLAEQFRMTAAELEMLNDRKQALANLSWRTGVAELNTLSSTLQMAERYGSPLADTLRQISEDARRQRALSLEEEAGKLPGKITLIQMTLIMFPMLVMVIAPVMSQLLDSLA
- a CDS encoding tetratricopeptide repeat protein, translating into MKYLMMGCLLLTGCATTQQNDVDTEQLMGLADTAFKYGQLSSVKSKIDQVLEVDPNHPEAKLMKAKVALREDRPNAAKALLAELVNAQDEVASESALLLGRLALDNQDAASAVQWFEKGLQATPDNAALLNGLGVAKDSLSDFSGAQEYYRQAIAVAPDNKNFRSNLALSLLLSGDIDEAYNELQPLVSRPEVPDYLQRTFALVLIAKGQDDDARNVLLQFMSEDEVDHDMALLVKQLGEAER
- a CDS encoding TadE/TadG family type IV pilus assembly protein; amino-acid sequence: MSILYKRQRQRGAAALEAAFFLPVLIGLVLVFFEVGRVNIHLSRIDFAVQSAKRAAQVEQVDTAKELAEKFITRYELFGAEYVGLSQIKTRVFTSIPAWIEEDEEKVDPLQKGVVEIAVRVRLAPLGIPFFSLNTDAYEYEVNTVLIPEKRSEAQE
- a CDS encoding TadE/TadG family type IV pilus assembly protein, translating into MKLKSKQRGSVTIEGFFFIPVVLVLIFALADIAWILRADNRLQDVTNILTRAISQQGIPEDSNLQDQVRAYEPVFQRMFADEYPGQFGVTVTVEADGKLERASFGDCIPPVNEAQLPTGNYWRVSSCFVPTEKVIAVLAVPLITSDRMLYNHVVYKRR